A single window of Leptolyngbyaceae cyanobacterium DNA harbors:
- a CDS encoding serine/threonine-protein kinase: METLHQPEDIIAQRYRIVTPLGQGGIGTTYEAEDLTNYQRVAIKVLSLRNITEWKVLELFEREAKVLANLHHPAIPKYLNYFHEDTPNDRRFYLVQELVGGSSLADLVQKNWHAEESKVKHIASQVLTILDYLHSLKPPVIHRDIKPQNIIMRQDGQIFLVDFGAVQDVYRHTVSRGSTFVGTLGYMPLEQFRGQVGAASDLYSLGATLLFLLTHKSPDDLPQNRMKIDFRSQVQISNEFADWLEKILEPAIEDRFPSASVALEELRSIQEPTQLVMPKRKQPKGSAIFYQRTNKSLLIKIPGNIYWQVLLGLIPVCLILFYYNSMSIINIILWLTTSSPIFTVGFLIFFWVKSNPDYYLEINDKFFYCRWKFLCFWGNNKIKITDIKKIEVETKLNSQGQKITKCLISDGINFCYFGTKITIVEQNWLVAEIQDFLRQIKS; encoded by the coding sequence CTTATGAAGCCGAAGACCTCACCAACTATCAGCGAGTAGCAATTAAAGTATTATCTCTACGCAACATTACAGAATGGAAAGTTTTAGAACTATTTGAACGAGAAGCCAAAGTACTCGCCAATCTCCATCACCCGGCTATTCCTAAATACCTCAACTACTTCCACGAAGACACACCTAATGACCGCCGCTTCTACCTCGTACAAGAATTAGTTGGCGGTTCCTCATTAGCAGACTTAGTACAAAAAAATTGGCACGCTGAAGAATCAAAAGTTAAGCATATTGCCAGTCAAGTTTTAACAATTCTCGACTATCTACACTCTCTGAAACCGCCAGTTATTCATCGCGATATTAAGCCGCAAAACATCATCATGCGCCAAGATGGGCAAATATTTTTAGTAGATTTCGGCGCAGTGCAAGATGTTTATCGTCACACCGTCAGCCGTGGCAGTACCTTTGTCGGAACTTTAGGTTATATGCCATTAGAACAATTTAGAGGACAAGTGGGTGCGGCATCGGATTTGTATAGTTTGGGAGCAACATTGCTGTTTTTACTAACTCATAAATCTCCAGATGATTTGCCCCAAAATCGTATGAAAATTGATTTCCGCTCTCAAGTCCAAATATCAAATGAATTTGCTGATTGGTTGGAGAAAATATTAGAACCAGCTATAGAAGATAGATTTCCATCTGCAAGCGTTGCTCTGGAAGAACTACGCAGTATCCAAGAGCCTACCCAGTTGGTGATGCCAAAGCGGAAGCAGCCAAAAGGTAGTGCTATTTTTTACCAAAGAACTAATAAAAGTTTGCTAATCAAGATTCCCGGTAATATATACTGGCAAGTTCTTTTGGGATTAATTCCGGTTTGCTTAATCCTATTTTATTATAATAGTATGAGTATCATAAATATCATCTTATGGTTAACAACTTCTAGCCCTATTTTTACGGTAGGATTTTTAATTTTTTTCTGGGTGAAAAGTAATCCAGATTACTATTTAGAAATAAATGATAAATTTTTTTACTGTCGGTGGAAATTTCTTTGCTTTTGGGGCAATAATAAAATCAAGATAACAGATATCAAGAAAATCGAAGTAGAAACTAAGTTGAATTCTCAAGGCCAGAAAATTACTAAGTGCCTGATTTCAGATGGTATAAATTTTTGTTATTTTGGAACCAAAATAACTATAGTAGAACAAAATTGGCTTGTAGCAGAAATTCAAGATTTTTTGCGGCAAATAAAATCTTAA